The segment GGGAAGCGATAAAAATGCTGGATTTGAGCGATAAACGAATTTTAGTAACAGGTGGCTCTGGTTTTTTGGGCAAACAAGTCGTTGAACAACTGCTCCAAGCAGGTGCTAATGCTGATAAACTTACTATTCCTCGTTCTCGGAACTGTGATTTGCGGATCATAGACAATTGTCAGAAGGCTGTGGCTCAACAGGATATTATTATCCATTTGGCTGCTCATGTCGGAGGAATTGGCTTAAATCGGGAAAAACCGGCTGAATTATTCTACGACAATCTGATGATGGGGGCGCAATTAATTCATGCTGCTTACCAAGCGGGGGTAGAAAAATTCGTCTGTATTGGTACGATTTGCGCCTATCCTAAGTTCACTCCCGTTCCTTTTCAAGAAGACGACCTCTGGAATGGCTACCCCGAAGAAACCAATGCTCCCTATGGAATTGCTAAAAAGGCTTTATTAGTTCAACTCCAGTCCTATCGTGATCAGTATGGATTTAATGGTATTTACCTCCTTCCCGTTAATTTGTATGGTCCTGAGGATAATTTTAATCCCCGTAGTTCCCACGTGATTCCGGCTTTAATTCGCAAAGTCTATGAGGCTCAACAACAGGGAATTAATGAGCTTCGGGTTTGGGGAGATGGTTCTCCAACCCGGGAATTTCTCTACTC is part of the Rippkaea orientalis PCC 8801 genome and harbors:
- a CDS encoding GDP-L-fucose synthase family protein — protein: MLDLSDKRILVTGGSGFLGKQVVEQLLQAGANADKLTIPRSRNCDLRIIDNCQKAVAQQDIIIHLAAHVGGIGLNREKPAELFYDNLMMGAQLIHAAYQAGVEKFVCIGTICAYPKFTPVPFQEDDLWNGYPEETNAPYGIAKKALLVQLQSYRDQYGFNGIYLLPVNLYGPEDNFNPRSSHVIPALIRKVYEAQQQGINELRVWGDGSPTREFLYSTDAARGIVMATQLYNDPEPVNLGTNYEISIRNLVELISELMEFKGQIIWETDKPNGQPRRCLDTHRAQETFGFKAEMNLKQGLKNTIDWYRKNPS